A single genomic interval of Demequina sp. NBRC 110054 harbors:
- a CDS encoding PrsW family intramembrane metalloprotease, producing MIAPRTTSVLDFRHPVLWVGLVLTLAGAVRLAPAFWNALISEPALGLLAFALWSAYSIVAGLLIYRFEMFERRSLRTTTVAYVSGAVLVAGIAMVAAPAMHGILASLRGGTSPWDSAIAAPVVEEPLKMLVVAALAFIPGARVRSASDGLFFGVFVGLGFQVTENFLYSTQWSAQGAEASVVLETFVLRGFVTGLWSHATYTAITGAAVGYFFGSVSGPGRRWSVLVGSLGASMLLHGFFNSPLIQLGTVPTAIVKSVPVLILALATLRWVHMRERRALHLDARDLVPDEHVSTVDFASLENRRERRSNRRDMAERYGPVAALAFARFQRAQLDVLITAHDDGVGSVRYNQAIQELQHARKAVEAAESDAIGASASASATATPSRAQDQSADAER from the coding sequence ATGATCGCACCTCGCACCACCTCCGTCCTCGACTTCCGCCACCCCGTGCTGTGGGTGGGACTGGTCCTCACCCTCGCCGGAGCCGTGAGGCTGGCCCCGGCCTTCTGGAACGCGCTCATCTCCGAGCCCGCGCTCGGCCTGCTGGCGTTCGCCCTGTGGTCGGCCTACAGCATCGTCGCGGGTCTGCTGATCTACCGCTTCGAGATGTTCGAGCGTCGCTCGCTGCGCACGACGACGGTCGCGTACGTGAGCGGCGCCGTGCTCGTCGCGGGCATCGCGATGGTCGCCGCCCCGGCCATGCACGGCATCCTCGCCTCGCTGCGCGGTGGCACCTCCCCGTGGGACTCGGCGATCGCGGCGCCCGTGGTCGAGGAGCCGCTCAAGATGCTCGTGGTCGCCGCGCTCGCGTTCATCCCGGGCGCGCGCGTGAGATCCGCGTCCGACGGCCTCTTCTTCGGCGTCTTCGTCGGGCTCGGCTTCCAGGTGACGGAGAACTTCCTGTACTCGACCCAGTGGTCCGCCCAGGGTGCCGAGGCCTCGGTCGTGCTCGAGACCTTCGTGCTGCGCGGCTTCGTCACGGGCCTGTGGTCGCACGCCACCTACACCGCGATCACGGGCGCTGCGGTCGGGTACTTCTTCGGCTCGGTGAGCGGCCCGGGACGACGCTGGTCCGTGCTCGTCGGATCGCTTGGCGCCTCGATGCTCCTGCACGGCTTCTTCAACTCGCCGCTGATCCAGCTGGGCACCGTGCCGACCGCGATCGTCAAGAGCGTGCCCGTGCTCATCCTCGCGCTCGCCACGCTGCGCTGGGTGCACATGCGCGAGCGGCGCGCGCTGCACCTCGACGCGCGGGACCTGGTGCCCGACGAGCACGTCAGCACCGTCGACTTCGCGAGCCTCGAGAACCGCCGCGAGCGCCGCAGCAACCGTCGCGACATGGCCGAGCGCTACGGCCCGGTCGCGGCGCTCGCGTTCGCGCGCTTCCAGCGCGCGCAGCTCGACGTCCTCATCACGGCGCACGACGACGGCGTGGGATCCGTGCGCTACAACCAGGCGATCCAGGAGCTCCAGCACGCGCGCAAGGCGGTCGAGGCCGCGGAGAGCGACGCGATCGGCGCGTCCGCGAGCGCATCAGCGACAGCGACGCCCTCGCGCGCGCAGGATCAGTCGGCCGACGCCGAGCGGTAG
- the metZ gene encoding O-succinylhomoserine sulfhydrylase, translating to MTDADVPAFRPDTLAVRGGLHRTPFDEMAEPIFMTQGYIYPTAAEAEAAFAGEIERYQYSRYANPTVTMFEERLAAIEGAEDCFATSTGMAAVFVSLAAVLKQGDRLVSSRALFGSSINVFNDYFANWGITVDYVDATDPADWERVLATPATAVYLESPTNPMQDVVDIPHVAELSRKAGALLVVDNVFATPLGQKPLELGADAVVYSATKHIDGQGRVLGGAVLGGLEYVDKVRQLVRNIGTSLSPFNAWVLGKSLETIGVRVKAQSASAHDLATWLDAHPKVAVARYPFLPSHPQHDLAKAQMTLGGTLVTIDIALPEGVDPHCDEAKAAAFRFMDALQVIDISNNLGDAKSIATHPATTTHRKLGAEGRAKVGMSAATVRLSIGLEDVEDLREDLERALAAV from the coding sequence ATGACCGACGCCGACGTCCCCGCGTTCCGCCCCGACACGCTCGCCGTGCGCGGCGGCCTCCACCGCACGCCCTTCGATGAGATGGCCGAGCCCATCTTCATGACGCAGGGCTACATCTATCCGACCGCCGCCGAGGCCGAGGCGGCGTTCGCGGGCGAGATCGAGCGCTACCAGTACTCGCGGTACGCCAACCCCACGGTGACGATGTTCGAGGAGCGGCTCGCCGCGATCGAGGGCGCGGAGGACTGCTTCGCGACCTCGACCGGCATGGCCGCGGTCTTCGTCTCGCTCGCCGCGGTGCTGAAGCAGGGCGACCGCCTCGTGTCCTCGCGCGCGCTGTTCGGCTCCTCGATCAACGTCTTCAACGACTACTTCGCGAACTGGGGCATCACGGTCGACTACGTCGACGCGACCGACCCCGCCGACTGGGAGCGCGTCCTCGCGACCCCCGCGACGGCCGTGTATCTCGAGTCGCCGACCAACCCGATGCAGGACGTCGTCGACATCCCGCACGTCGCGGAGCTCTCACGCAAGGCGGGCGCGCTGCTCGTCGTCGACAACGTGTTCGCGACCCCGCTCGGCCAGAAGCCGCTCGAGCTTGGCGCGGACGCCGTCGTGTATTCGGCGACCAAGCACATCGACGGCCAGGGCCGCGTCCTCGGCGGCGCCGTCCTGGGCGGCCTCGAGTACGTCGACAAGGTCCGTCAGCTGGTGCGCAACATCGGCACCTCGCTGTCGCCTTTCAACGCGTGGGTGCTCGGCAAGTCGCTCGAGACGATCGGCGTGCGCGTCAAAGCCCAGTCCGCGTCAGCACACGACCTCGCGACGTGGCTCGACGCCCACCCCAAGGTCGCCGTGGCCCGCTACCCGTTCCTGCCCTCGCACCCGCAGCACGACCTCGCGAAGGCCCAGATGACGCTCGGCGGCACGCTCGTGACGATCGACATCGCACTGCCCGAGGGCGTGGACCCGCACTGCGACGAGGCCAAGGCCGCGGCCTTCCGCTTCATGGACGCGCTCCAGGTCATCGACATCTCCAACAACCTGGGCGACGCGAAGTCCATCGCGACGCACCCCGCGACCACGACGCACCGCAAGCTCGGCGCCGAGGGCCGAGCGAAGGTCGGCATGTCCGCCGCGACCGTGCGCCTGAGCATCGGCCTCGAGGACGTCGAGGACCTCCGCGAGGACCTCGAGCGCGCACTCGCGGCCGTCTGA